From a single Micromonospora sp. WMMD1102 genomic region:
- a CDS encoding holo-ACP synthase, with translation MIVAVGIDVVLVDRFARALARTPLLADRLFTEAERVTGSGSPRSAESLAARFAAKEAVAKALGAPAGLRWHDCEVVADPDGRPWLTVTGTVAAAATRRGVQRWHLSLSHDGGIASAMVVAER, from the coding sequence GTGATCGTCGCAGTCGGCATCGACGTCGTACTCGTCGACCGGTTCGCCAGGGCGCTCGCGCGCACCCCGCTGCTGGCCGACCGGCTCTTCACCGAGGCCGAGCGGGTCACCGGGTCGGGCAGTCCCCGCTCGGCCGAGTCGCTCGCCGCCCGGTTCGCCGCCAAGGAGGCGGTGGCCAAGGCGCTCGGCGCACCGGCCGGGCTGCGCTGGCACGACTGCGAGGTGGTCGCCGACCCGGACGGGCGGCCCTGGCTCACCGTCACCGGCACGGTCGCGGCCGCCGCCACCCGGCGCGGGGTGCAACGCTGGCACCTCTCGCTGTCACACGACGGCGGCATCGCCTCGGCGATGGTGGTGGCGGAGCGGTGA
- the rplM gene encoding 50S ribosomal protein L13, with protein sequence MRTYSPKPGEIERQWHVIDASDVVLGRLATHVATLLRGKHKPTFAPHVDTGDFVVVVNAGKVALTGNKRQQKIAYRHSGYPGGLKQVGYEELLSKRPDRAIELAVKGMLPHNKLGRQLIKKLKVYAGAEHPHAAQQPVPFEIKQIAQ encoded by the coding sequence GTGCGTACGTACAGCCCGAAGCCGGGTGAGATCGAGCGTCAGTGGCACGTCATCGACGCGTCAGACGTCGTGCTGGGCCGTCTGGCCACCCACGTTGCCACGCTGCTGCGCGGCAAGCACAAGCCGACTTTCGCGCCGCACGTGGACACCGGTGACTTCGTCGTCGTCGTGAACGCCGGCAAGGTCGCGCTTACCGGCAACAAGCGCCAGCAGAAGATCGCCTACCGGCACTCCGGCTACCCGGGCGGTCTGAAGCAGGTCGGCTACGAGGAGCTGCTGTCCAAGCGCCCCGACCGGGCGATCGAGCTGGCCGTCAAGGGCATGCTCCCGCACAACAAGCTCGGCCGTCAGCTGATCAAGAAGCTGAAGGTCTACGCCGGTGCCGAGCACCCGCACGCCGCGCAGCAGCCGGTGCCGTTTGAGATCAAGCAGATCGCGCAGTGA
- a CDS encoding NAD(P)H-hydrate dehydratase, with the protein MRTAWRVADVRAAERALLATVPAGTLMRRAAGGLAGHCARLLAERGGVYGSRVLLLVGSGDNGGDTLYAGALLAGRGAAVSALLLAPDRVHTGGLAALRAAGGRLVERLPERADLVLDGIVGIGGSGGLREPAAELVAALPELTGRSGDRATVVAVDVPSGVEVDTGGVPRPGNLPGTVTADLTVTFGCLKPALVVGPAAPRAGRVELVDIGLGPWLRGTPAVRVPEWSDVCDWWPRLGPEEEKYSRGVVGLATGSATYPGAAVLSTGGAVAGPTGMIRYAGGARAEVLRRYPSVVAAERVKDAGRVQAWVCGSGLGTDERAATELRCVLAAPVPVVLDADALTLLVDGSMAERLRGRDAPIVVTPHDREYARLCGESPTDRVGAALKLASWMNAVVLLKGDRTVIATPDGRVFANPTGTPALATGGTGDVLAGLLGSLLAAGLPAERAAAAAAYLHGLAGQEAARHGPVTAADVAAALRPVIARLPR; encoded by the coding sequence ATGAGGACGGCGTGGCGGGTGGCGGACGTACGCGCCGCCGAGCGGGCCCTGCTGGCCACCGTGCCGGCCGGCACCCTGATGCGGCGGGCGGCCGGCGGGCTGGCCGGACACTGCGCCCGGCTGCTCGCCGAGCGGGGCGGGGTCTACGGCTCCCGGGTGCTGCTGCTGGTCGGCTCCGGCGACAACGGCGGCGACACCCTCTACGCCGGTGCCCTGCTGGCCGGCCGGGGCGCGGCGGTGAGCGCCCTGCTGCTGGCCCCCGACCGGGTGCACACCGGCGGCCTGGCCGCGCTGCGCGCCGCCGGTGGCCGGCTGGTCGAGCGGCTGCCGGAGCGCGCCGACCTGGTGCTGGACGGGATCGTCGGGATCGGCGGCTCGGGCGGACTGCGCGAGCCGGCGGCCGAGCTGGTCGCCGCGCTGCCCGAGCTGACCGGCCGGTCCGGGGACCGGGCGACGGTGGTGGCGGTGGACGTGCCGAGCGGGGTCGAGGTGGACACCGGCGGGGTGCCCCGGCCCGGCAACCTGCCCGGCACCGTGACCGCCGACCTGACGGTTACCTTCGGCTGCCTGAAGCCGGCCCTGGTGGTCGGGCCGGCCGCGCCCCGGGCCGGGCGGGTCGAACTCGTCGACATCGGGCTCGGCCCGTGGCTGCGGGGCACCCCGGCGGTCCGCGTACCCGAGTGGTCGGACGTGTGCGACTGGTGGCCACGGCTCGGCCCGGAGGAGGAGAAATACAGTCGGGGGGTGGTCGGGCTGGCCACCGGCTCGGCGACGTACCCGGGTGCGGCGGTGCTCTCGACCGGCGGCGCGGTCGCCGGGCCGACCGGCATGATCCGGTACGCCGGTGGCGCCCGTGCCGAGGTGCTGCGCCGCTATCCGTCAGTGGTCGCCGCCGAACGGGTCAAGGACGCCGGCCGGGTGCAGGCGTGGGTCTGCGGCTCCGGGCTCGGCACCGACGAGCGGGCCGCCACCGAGCTGCGCTGCGTACTCGCCGCACCGGTGCCGGTGGTGCTGGACGCCGACGCGCTCACCCTGCTGGTGGACGGCTCGATGGCGGAGCGGCTGCGGGGGCGGGACGCGCCGATCGTGGTCACCCCGCACGACCGGGAGTACGCCCGGCTCTGCGGCGAGTCGCCCACCGACCGGGTCGGGGCGGCGCTGAAACTGGCGAGCTGGATGAACGCGGTGGTGCTGCTCAAGGGGGACCGGACGGTGATCGCCACCCCGGACGGGCGGGTCTTCGCCAACCCGACCGGCACCCCGGCGTTGGCCACCGGCGGCACCGGCGACGTGCTGGCCGGGTTGCTCGGCTCGCTGCTCGCCGCCGGGCTGCCGGCCGAGCGGGCGGCGGCGGCTGCGGCGTACCTGCACGGGTTGGCCGGGCAGGAGGCGGCCCGGCACGGCCCGGTGACCGCCGCCGACGTGGCCGCCGCGCTGCGCCCGGTGATCGCCCGGCTGCCCCGCTGA
- the glmM gene encoding phosphoglucosamine mutase has product MGRLFGTDGVRGRANADLTPELTLAVAVAAAHTLAESDRSHPPLAVVGRDTRASGEMLEAAVVAGLTSAGANVVRVGVLPTPGVAFLVGEAKADFGVMLSASHNPMPDNGIKLFAAGGHKLPDDVELRIEAAVEANGAAGWTRPTGAGVGRVHDLLDGAEHYVQHLVGTIPHRLDGLKVVVDCANGAASEVAPVAYQEAGAEVIAIHAAPDGLNINDDCGSQHLDNLRAAVLEHGADLGIAHDGDADRCVAIAADGSEVDGDQIMAVLALAMREAGTLTQDTLVATVMSNLGLRLAMSAAGIRLVETKVGDRYVLEELRGSGLALGGEQSGHLVLPAYATTGDGILTGLHLMSRVAATGRTLAELASVVTKLPQVLINVPVGDRTVGAGAPAVLGAVQRAEAELGETGRVLLRPSGTEPLVRVMVEARTLELAQEVAERIAAEVRTASPVPA; this is encoded by the coding sequence ATGGGGCGGCTGTTCGGCACTGACGGCGTACGCGGACGCGCGAACGCCGACCTCACCCCCGAGTTGACCCTCGCGGTCGCGGTGGCGGCGGCGCACACCCTTGCCGAGTCCGACCGCAGCCACCCGCCGCTCGCGGTGGTGGGCCGGGACACCCGGGCCAGCGGCGAGATGCTCGAGGCGGCGGTGGTGGCCGGGCTGACAAGTGCCGGCGCCAACGTGGTCCGGGTCGGCGTGCTGCCGACTCCCGGCGTCGCGTTCCTGGTCGGCGAGGCCAAGGCCGACTTCGGGGTGATGCTCTCCGCCTCGCACAACCCGATGCCGGACAACGGGATCAAGCTCTTCGCGGCCGGCGGGCACAAGCTCCCGGACGACGTCGAGCTGAGGATCGAGGCCGCGGTCGAGGCGAACGGCGCGGCCGGCTGGACCCGGCCGACCGGTGCCGGCGTCGGTCGGGTGCACGACCTGCTCGACGGCGCCGAACACTACGTGCAACACCTGGTCGGCACCATCCCGCACCGGCTGGACGGGCTGAAGGTCGTGGTCGACTGCGCCAACGGCGCAGCCTCGGAGGTGGCCCCGGTGGCCTACCAGGAGGCCGGCGCCGAGGTGATCGCGATCCACGCCGCACCGGACGGGCTCAACATCAACGACGACTGCGGCTCGCAGCACCTCGACAACCTGCGCGCCGCCGTCCTCGAACACGGCGCCGACCTCGGCATCGCGCACGACGGCGACGCCGACCGGTGTGTGGCGATCGCCGCCGACGGCAGCGAGGTGGACGGCGACCAGATCATGGCGGTGCTGGCGCTGGCCATGCGGGAGGCCGGCACGCTCACCCAGGACACCCTGGTCGCGACGGTGATGAGCAACCTCGGGCTGCGGCTGGCCATGTCCGCCGCCGGCATCCGGCTGGTCGAGACCAAGGTCGGCGACCGGTACGTGCTGGAGGAGCTGCGCGGCTCCGGCCTGGCGCTCGGCGGCGAGCAGAGCGGTCACCTGGTGCTACCGGCGTACGCAACCACCGGCGACGGCATCCTCACCGGGCTGCACCTGATGTCCCGGGTTGCCGCCACCGGCCGTACCCTCGCCGAGCTGGCCTCGGTGGTGACCAAGCTGCCGCAGGTGCTGATCAACGTGCCGGTCGGCGACCGGACCGTGGGCGCCGGTGCGCCGGCCGTGCTCGGCGCGGTGCAGCGGGCCGAGGCCGAGCTGGGCGAGACCGGTCGGGTGCTGCTCCGCCCGTCGGGCACCGAGCCGCTGGTCCGGGTGATGGTGGAGGCGCGCACGCTGGAGCTGGCCCAGGAGGTCGCCGAGCGGATCGCCGCCGAGGTGCGTACCGCCAGCCCGGTCCCGGCGTAA
- the rpsI gene encoding 30S ribosomal protein S9 has product MTDTIATAEAPVPAPVARAPRGDRPIQTVGRRKEAIVRVRIVAGSGKITCNGRDLEAYFPSKVHQQLIKEPLVTAEKAEAFDIIANLRGGGTTGQAGGLRLAIARALIANDPDDRPALKKAGFLTRDAREKESKKYGLKKARKAPQYSKR; this is encoded by the coding sequence ATGACCGACACCATCGCGACCGCCGAAGCCCCGGTGCCCGCCCCGGTGGCCCGGGCTCCTCGTGGCGACCGCCCGATCCAGACCGTTGGTCGCCGCAAGGAGGCGATCGTCCGGGTCCGGATCGTCGCCGGCAGCGGCAAGATCACCTGCAACGGGCGTGACCTGGAGGCGTACTTCCCGAGCAAGGTGCACCAGCAGCTGATCAAGGAGCCGCTGGTCACCGCCGAGAAGGCCGAGGCGTTCGACATCATCGCCAACCTGCGCGGCGGCGGCACCACCGGCCAGGCCGGCGGACTGCGGCTGGCCATCGCCCGGGCGCTGATCGCCAACGACCCCGACGACCGCCCCGCGCTGAAGAAGGCCGGCTTCCTCACCCGGGACGCCCGGGAGAAGGAAAGCAAGAAGTACGGCCTCAAGAAGGCCCGCAAGGCGCCCCAGTACTCCAAGCGCTGA
- the alr gene encoding alanine racemase — translation MWQAEVRVDLDAIRDNVSRLRAGTGAELMAVVKGDAYGHGMLPVAGAALSAGADWLGVCTLKEALTLRRGGIEAPVLAWLLAPGLPLHDGVTADVDLAAASVGQLAELVAAAERAGRPARAHLKIDTGLSRGGATITDWPELLDAAAKAQADGLVEVVGLWSHLVHADAPTHATTDRQLAVFAEGLALAERAGLRPRYRHLANSAATLTRPDTHFDLVRPGIAMYGLSPVAGEQFGLRPAMTARARVTLTKRVPPGTGVSYGHTYHTDRESTLAVVPLGYADGVPRHASNVGPVQLAGARRRIAGRVCMDQIVLDCGDDPVAPGDVATLFGDGADGAPTADDWAEAIGTINYEIVTRFGGVRVPRVYDGAAS, via the coding sequence ATGTGGCAGGCCGAGGTACGCGTCGACCTTGACGCGATCCGCGACAACGTCTCCCGGCTGCGGGCCGGGACCGGCGCCGAACTGATGGCCGTGGTCAAGGGCGACGCGTACGGCCACGGCATGCTCCCGGTCGCCGGTGCGGCGCTGTCGGCCGGGGCGGACTGGCTGGGCGTCTGCACCCTAAAGGAGGCGCTGACGCTGCGCCGGGGCGGGATCGAGGCACCGGTGCTGGCCTGGCTGCTCGCCCCCGGGCTGCCGCTGCACGACGGGGTGACCGCCGACGTCGACCTGGCCGCCGCCAGTGTGGGCCAGCTCGCCGAGCTGGTCGCCGCCGCCGAGCGGGCCGGCCGGCCGGCCCGGGCCCACCTCAAGATCGATACCGGCCTCTCCCGGGGCGGCGCGACAATCACCGACTGGCCCGAGCTGCTCGACGCGGCGGCGAAGGCCCAGGCCGACGGGCTGGTCGAGGTGGTCGGGCTGTGGAGCCACCTGGTCCACGCCGACGCGCCCACGCACGCCACCACCGACCGGCAGCTCGCCGTCTTCGCCGAGGGGCTGGCCCTGGCCGAGCGGGCCGGACTGCGCCCCCGCTACCGGCACCTGGCCAACTCGGCCGCCACGCTGACCCGCCCTGACACCCACTTCGACCTGGTCCGCCCCGGCATCGCGATGTACGGGCTGTCGCCGGTGGCCGGCGAGCAGTTCGGGCTGCGCCCGGCGATGACCGCCCGGGCCCGGGTGACCCTGACCAAGCGGGTGCCACCCGGCACCGGTGTCTCCTACGGCCACACCTACCACACCGATCGGGAGAGCACCCTCGCCGTCGTGCCGCTCGGCTATGCCGACGGGGTCCCCCGGCACGCCTCGAACGTCGGCCCGGTCCAGCTCGCCGGGGCCCGGCGCCGGATCGCCGGCCGGGTCTGCATGGACCAGATCGTGCTGGACTGCGGCGACGACCCGGTGGCCCCGGGCGACGTGGCGACGCTCTTCGGCGACGGCGCGGACGGCGCACCGACCGCCGACGACTGGGCCGAGGCGATCGGCACCATCAACTACGAGATCGTCACCCGGTTCGGCGGGGTCCGGGTGCCCCGGGTGTACGACGGAGCAGCATCGTGA
- a CDS encoding MmpS family transport accessory protein produces the protein MTDSPPPQNPYDPSAEYEPPTTKYGPPQQPRPEEPAEEEDAPTTRYAPPQPPRSGGYGQPAQPTTYGQPAQAGTYGQPPASGVPYGQPPQSGVPYGQPPQSGVPYGQPPQDNPYGQPAWGQPQQPNPYAPPQQPGPGQPPTPAYGAGPAYPPQSGPPATPYPTSGAPNQQDAGYGVYPPQSSPPQSGPPQSGPPDPYAAAAGGYPGYGQPGQPGYPGQPGYPGQPGQPGYPGGPFPPAAPKKSNKTMIIVIVAVVVVVLLACVGVCLGPLAFMDRMRDTVESSLDVTPPPSTSDSTDGGDPGSSGQTVVYEVTGDGRVALSYIDGAGKQVHAPSVDLPWRKEVKLPEDELKTVVAIRTGGGSGDVSCKITVDGKATASKSSSGTYATVNCSDFGF, from the coding sequence ATGACCGACTCGCCGCCCCCGCAGAACCCGTACGACCCCTCCGCCGAGTACGAGCCGCCGACGACGAAGTACGGCCCGCCGCAGCAGCCCCGGCCGGAGGAGCCGGCCGAGGAGGAGGACGCCCCGACGACGAGGTACGCCCCGCCCCAGCCGCCCCGGTCCGGCGGCTACGGACAGCCGGCACAGCCGACGACGTACGGGCAGCCGGCACAAGCCGGCACCTACGGCCAGCCACCAGCGTCCGGCGTCCCGTACGGCCAGCCGCCACAGTCCGGCGTTCCCTACGGCCAGCCGCCGCAGTCCGGCGTCCCGTACGGTCAGCCGCCGCAGGACAACCCGTACGGGCAGCCTGCCTGGGGCCAGCCGCAACAGCCGAACCCGTACGCCCCGCCACAGCAGCCCGGCCCGGGCCAGCCGCCGACCCCGGCCTACGGTGCCGGCCCGGCGTACCCGCCGCAGTCCGGCCCGCCAGCCACGCCATACCCGACCAGCGGGGCGCCGAACCAGCAGGACGCCGGTTACGGCGTCTACCCGCCGCAGTCCAGCCCACCGCAGTCCGGGCCACCCCAGTCCGGGCCGCCCGACCCGTACGCGGCGGCGGCCGGCGGTTACCCCGGCTACGGACAACCCGGACAGCCGGGATACCCGGGACAGCCGGGTTATCCCGGACAGCCGGGACAGCCGGGCTACCCCGGCGGGCCGTTCCCGCCGGCAGCGCCGAAGAAGAGCAACAAGACCATGATCATCGTGATCGTGGCGGTGGTGGTCGTCGTGCTGCTGGCCTGCGTCGGCGTCTGCCTCGGTCCGCTGGCATTCATGGACCGGATGCGGGACACGGTGGAAAGCAGCCTGGACGTCACCCCGCCGCCGTCCACCTCGGACAGCACGGACGGCGGCGACCCGGGCAGCAGCGGCCAGACGGTGGTCTACGAGGTGACCGGGGACGGCCGGGTAGCCCTCTCCTACATCGACGGTGCCGGCAAGCAGGTGCACGCGCCCTCGGTCGACCTGCCGTGGCGCAAGGAGGTCAAGCTCCCCGAGGACGAACTGAAGACGGTGGTGGCGATCCGCACCGGCGGCGGCTCCGGGGACGTCTCCTGCAAGATCACGGTCGACGGCAAGGCAACCGCGTCGAAGAGTTCCAGCGGCACCTACGCGACCGTCAACTGCTCGGACTTCGGGTTCTGA
- a CDS encoding pyridoxal phosphate-dependent aminotransferase, whose translation MTTTDSDPLVRRMRPFGTTIFAEMSALAVRTGAVNLGQGFPDTDGPPEMLAAAVEALRGGQNQYPPGPGIPALRAAVAAHQRRFWGLDYDPDGQVLITAGATEAIAAAILGLCEAGDEVVCFEPYYDSYAASIALAGAVRRPVTLRPVDGGRYAFDPAELRAAFGPRTRLVLLNSPHNPTGKVFDADELALVARLCQEYDVLAVTDEVYEHLVFTDAGSTHVPLAALPGMWERTLRISSAGKTFSCTGWKIGWASGPAPLVAATTRVKQFLTYTGGAPLQPAVAVALTLPDGYYQGFRADLQDRRDQLAAGLVEAGFEVLVPEGTYFVTADITGLGGRDGVEFCRSLPERCGVVAVPTQVFYDDVEAGRRLVRFAFCKRPEVLAEAVTRLRTLDTAG comes from the coding sequence GTGACGACAACGGACTCCGACCCCCTGGTCCGCCGGATGCGCCCGTTCGGCACCACCATCTTCGCCGAGATGTCGGCGCTGGCGGTGCGCACCGGCGCGGTCAACCTGGGTCAGGGCTTCCCGGACACGGACGGGCCGCCCGAGATGCTGGCCGCGGCGGTCGAGGCGCTGCGTGGCGGGCAGAACCAGTACCCACCCGGTCCGGGCATCCCGGCGTTGCGGGCCGCGGTCGCCGCGCACCAGCGCCGGTTCTGGGGGCTGGACTACGACCCGGACGGGCAGGTGCTGATCACGGCCGGGGCGACCGAGGCGATCGCGGCGGCGATCCTCGGACTCTGCGAGGCCGGCGACGAGGTGGTCTGCTTCGAGCCGTACTACGACTCGTACGCCGCCTCGATCGCGCTGGCCGGCGCGGTCCGCCGGCCGGTCACGCTCCGCCCGGTCGACGGCGGCCGGTACGCCTTCGACCCGGCGGAACTGCGCGCCGCGTTCGGACCCCGGACCCGGCTGGTACTGCTCAACTCGCCGCACAACCCGACCGGCAAGGTCTTCGACGCCGACGAACTGGCGTTGGTCGCCCGGCTGTGCCAGGAGTACGACGTGCTCGCCGTCACCGACGAGGTCTACGAGCACCTGGTCTTCACCGACGCCGGCAGTACGCACGTACCGCTGGCGGCCCTGCCGGGAATGTGGGAGCGCACCCTGCGGATCTCCTCGGCCGGCAAGACCTTCTCCTGCACCGGCTGGAAGATCGGCTGGGCCAGTGGCCCGGCCCCGCTGGTCGCGGCGACGACGCGGGTCAAGCAGTTCCTCACCTACACCGGCGGCGCTCCGCTGCAACCGGCGGTGGCGGTGGCGCTGACCCTGCCGGACGGCTACTACCAGGGTTTCCGGGCCGACCTCCAGGACCGGCGCGACCAGCTCGCCGCCGGGCTGGTCGAGGCCGGTTTCGAGGTACTGGTGCCGGAGGGCACCTATTTCGTCACCGCCGACATCACCGGGCTGGGCGGGCGGGACGGGGTGGAGTTCTGCCGCTCGCTGCCGGAGCGCTGCGGAGTGGTGGCCGTGCCGACCCAGGTCTTCTACGACGACGTCGAGGCGGGACGGCGGCTGGTCCGGTTCGCCTTCTGCAAGCGCCCGGAGGTGCTCGCCGAAGCCGTCACCCGGCTACGCACCCTCGACACCGCCGGCTGA
- the glmS gene encoding glutamine--fructose-6-phosphate transaminase (isomerizing), translating into MCGIVGYVGARPALSIVLDGLRRLEYRGYDSAGVAVVAEGELLTEKKAGKLANLEKALAERSTPDDDAVPGIGAGATGIGHTRWATHGGPTDRNAHPHRSGDRVAVIHNGIIENFAKLRAELEADGVEFTSDTDTECAAHLLAGELARLRSAGEPDGPELLATAMRQVCQRLEGAFTLLAVDAAIPGAVVGARRNSPLVVGRGVGENFLASDVSAFIEHTREAVELGQDQVVLITADAIEITDFTGAPATGKDFHIDWDASAAEKGGYDYFMLKEIAEQPQAIADTLLGRLKENGEIVLDEVRLSDQDLRDVDKVFIVACGTAYHAGMVAKYAIEHWTRIPCEVELASEFRYRDPVLDRSTLVVAISQSGETMDTLMALRHAKEQKARVLAICNTNGSTIPRESDAVLYTHGGPEVAVASTKAFLTQLVACYLIGLHLAQVRGIKYADEVAAVVAQLQEMPDKLRVLLDGIEPVRELARDIKTAPTVLFIGRHVGFPVALEGALKLKELAYMHAEGFAAGELKHGPIALIDQGTPVVCVVPSPAGRGMLHDKIVSNIQEIRARGARTIVIAEQGDEAVRPYADHLIYVPRTPTLLAPLVTTVPLQVLACEIAAARGHDVDQPRNLAKSVTVE; encoded by the coding sequence ATGTGCGGAATCGTGGGTTACGTCGGCGCCAGGCCGGCGCTGAGCATCGTGCTGGACGGGTTGCGGCGGCTGGAGTACCGCGGCTACGACTCGGCCGGGGTGGCGGTGGTCGCCGAGGGCGAGCTGCTGACCGAGAAGAAGGCCGGCAAGCTGGCCAACCTGGAGAAGGCGCTGGCCGAGCGGTCGACGCCGGACGACGACGCGGTACCCGGCATCGGCGCCGGCGCCACCGGCATCGGGCACACCCGCTGGGCCACCCACGGCGGCCCCACCGATCGCAACGCCCACCCGCACCGCTCCGGCGACCGGGTGGCCGTGATCCACAACGGCATCATCGAGAACTTCGCCAAGCTCCGCGCCGAGCTTGAGGCCGACGGCGTCGAGTTCACCAGCGACACCGACACCGAGTGCGCCGCGCATCTGCTCGCCGGGGAGCTGGCCCGGCTGCGCTCGGCCGGCGAGCCGGACGGCCCGGAGTTGCTGGCCACCGCGATGCGACAGGTCTGCCAGCGGCTGGAGGGCGCCTTCACGCTGCTCGCGGTGGACGCCGCGATCCCCGGCGCGGTGGTCGGGGCCCGGCGCAACTCGCCGCTCGTGGTCGGGCGCGGGGTCGGGGAGAACTTCCTGGCCAGCGACGTCTCGGCGTTCATCGAGCACACCCGGGAAGCGGTCGAGCTGGGCCAGGACCAGGTGGTGCTGATCACTGCGGACGCCATCGAGATCACCGACTTCACGGGTGCGCCGGCCACCGGCAAGGACTTCCACATCGACTGGGACGCCTCGGCCGCCGAGAAGGGCGGCTACGACTACTTCATGCTCAAGGAGATCGCCGAGCAGCCGCAGGCGATCGCCGACACCCTGCTCGGCCGGCTCAAGGAGAACGGCGAGATCGTCCTCGACGAGGTCCGCCTCTCCGACCAGGACCTGCGGGACGTGGACAAGGTCTTCATCGTCGCCTGCGGCACGGCGTACCACGCCGGGATGGTGGCGAAGTACGCGATCGAGCACTGGACCCGGATCCCCTGCGAGGTCGAGCTGGCCAGCGAGTTCCGCTACCGCGACCCGGTGCTGGACCGGTCCACCCTGGTGGTGGCGATCTCCCAGTCCGGCGAGACCATGGACACCCTGATGGCGCTGCGGCACGCCAAGGAGCAGAAGGCCCGGGTGCTGGCGATCTGCAACACCAACGGCTCCACCATCCCGCGTGAGTCCGACGCGGTGCTCTACACCCACGGCGGGCCCGAGGTGGCGGTCGCCTCCACCAAGGCGTTCCTCACCCAGCTGGTCGCCTGCTATCTGATCGGCCTGCACCTGGCCCAGGTGCGCGGCATCAAGTACGCCGACGAGGTGGCCGCGGTGGTCGCCCAGCTCCAGGAGATGCCGGACAAGCTGCGTGTGCTGCTCGACGGCATCGAGCCGGTCCGCGAGCTGGCCCGGGACATCAAGACGGCCCCGACGGTGCTCTTCATCGGCCGGCACGTCGGCTTCCCGGTCGCCCTGGAGGGAGCGCTCAAGCTCAAGGAACTCGCCTACATGCACGCCGAGGGCTTCGCGGCCGGCGAGTTGAAGCATGGCCCGATCGCCCTGATCGACCAGGGCACCCCGGTGGTCTGCGTGGTGCCCTCACCGGCCGGGCGCGGGATGCTGCACGACAAGATCGTCTCCAACATCCAGGAGATCCGGGCCCGGGGCGCCCGCACCATCGTGATCGCCGAGCAGGGCGACGAGGCGGTGCGGCCGTACGCCGACCACCTGATCTACGTGCCGCGTACCCCGACCCTGCTGGCCCCGCTGGTGACCACCGTGCCGTTGCAGGTGCTCGCCTGCGAGATCGCCGCGGCCCGGGGACACGACGTCGACCAGCCGCGCAACCTGGCCAAGTCGGTCACTGTGGAATGA